In Mytilus edulis chromosome 7, xbMytEdul2.2, whole genome shotgun sequence, a single genomic region encodes these proteins:
- the LOC139482634 gene encoding FMRF-amide neuropeptides-like gives MQNKLSLTVIVCHFICILCDQNKEQTNREKRFSKFVVGASDNDEDPGVSAEKRLSSFMRIGKSNPEEKRLSSFVRIGKLHPENKRLSSFVRIGKSQLEDELPSSWPYDEKRMSSFVRIGKSMTPNEDISKRLSSFVRIGKNYPEENKRYSSFVRIGKDLTDSLAKRSRTSSFVRIGKSYGELDNGLLPDYELVEKRPHSSFVRIGKANTDPQKRYSSFVRIGKQSDKMGPEYVKIDNADVGAPNDETEESYKLIKDVGSLQGPEEDQSIKRRKRSAELLQPSKRGFIRIGKIPSSSFMRIGRNRLINSLVLRKYIREGRRGHSSFIRIGKRADLPVESNMHEDGLMFLLQKQDV, from the coding sequence ATGCAAAATAAACTTTCACTGACTGTAATAGTTTGCCACTTCATCTGCATACTATGTGACCAAAATAAAGAACAAACGAATCGGGAAAAACGCTTCAGTAAGTTTGTTGTAGGAGCTAGTGATAATGATGAAGATCCAGGTGTCAGTGCAGAAAAACGACTCAGTTCATTTATGAGAATTGGTAAATCTAATCCTGAAGAAAAACGACTTAGTTCTTTTGTAAGAATAGGGAAATTGCATCCTGAAAACAAACGTTTAAGTTCATTTGTAAGAATTGGTAAGTCCCAACTTGAGGATGAACTACCTAGTTCTTGGCCATATGATGAAAAGCGAATGAGCTCTTTCGTAAGAATAGGAAAATCAATGACCCCAAATGAAGATATCAGTAAAAGGTTAAGTTCTTTTGTACGAATAGGAAAAAACTACCCGGAAGAAAATAAAAGATACAGTTCTTTCGTACGGATTGGAAAAGATTTGACAGATTCACTGGCAAAACGAAGTAGAACAAGCTCATTTGTAAGAATAGGGAAAAGTTACGGCGAGCTGGACAACGGTTTGTTACCTGATTATGAACTTGTTGAAAAGCGTCCACACTCTTCATTTGTTCGAATTGGAAAGGCCAACACAGATCCACAAAAAAGGTACAGCTCATTTGTAAGAATAGGAAAACAGTCAGACAAGATGGGACCTGAATATGTAAAAATAGACAATGCCGACGTGGGAGCTCCAAACGATGAAACTGAAGAATCATACAAATTGATTAAAGATGTAGGTAGTTTACAAGGACCAGAAGAAGATCAAAGCATTAAAAGACGAAAGAGGAGTGCTGAGTTACTTCAACCATCAAAACGAGGCTTTATTAGAATTGGAAAGATTCCATCTTCTTCATTCATGCGTATTGGTAGAAACAGATTAATAAATTCTCTTGTACTGAGGAAATACATCAGAGAAGGGCGCAGAGGACATTCGTCTTTCATCAGGATAGGAAAACGGGCAGATTTACCAGTAGAAAGTAACATGCATGAAGATGGTTTAATGTTTTTGCTACAAAAACAAGATGTGTGA